A stretch of Streptomyces vietnamensis DNA encodes these proteins:
- a CDS encoding ATP-binding protein — protein sequence MRGNEMLLSERATATVDAHRPQGRGGALVGRAEELAALEGRLRDPGVRLLTLIGPAGVGKSRLAAAAAHAVTSPGAPPVPGDVFDAVRTPDPADPGSVADAVAELTRAPGRSLLVLDGCDHELRPSADAVAALLDGGPGITVLATALEPLGVYGEQLVPVAPLPVPRPADREDPHALARVASMELFLRRAAEARAGFALTEENAGDVADLCVLLEGLPLALELAAARCRSYPPRSLLSRIRRRPVALSGGPATAPERHRSLAALAAWGCHGLTQGQHALLRRLSVYEPGFGPVAFDRPDEEHLDALLDRGVLALVPDGRPGEPGYTVPEPYRSYGRDSLEAEGRLDTAADDHADRYARLVSAAAPRLGGTDQAHWLGVLAAETPNVLAALDRLCHRGDEGTAAATAVAFREVWLARGLLREGTARCDRLAQDGRGVPEATTARLIDLSGELAAARGDASEAVRRHRSALALCKRLGDRRQTALVTARLGAALLADGDAHGALAALEPSAATLESLGAAGPAARTAVPLAGALHALGRSRKARETLDRAREELRRLGDGRGLVEALARSAELSTGPERRGAADGFLREALSLCAETGELTLLPYVLELFALHVLDTSPAQQPRVVRLIAGAEGLRERLGTRAPEPRRAALREALDGLRARLGRTAFSTARAEGLTLDADAAVREALSAPAPARGSDDTPAAEKQSLTPRQIQVAMLVSEGLTNRQIAARLGLSEWTVVNHVRQVMRRLDCSSRVQVAWAIGKWA from the coding sequence ATGAGGGGGAACGAGATGCTGCTGTCGGAGCGGGCCACGGCGACCGTCGACGCACACCGGCCGCAGGGCCGGGGCGGTGCGCTGGTCGGCCGGGCCGAGGAACTGGCGGCCCTGGAAGGACGTCTGCGCGATCCCGGCGTCCGTCTGCTCACGCTCATCGGTCCGGCGGGGGTCGGCAAGAGCCGTCTGGCCGCCGCGGCCGCCCACGCGGTGACCTCGCCCGGCGCCCCGCCCGTGCCGGGCGACGTCTTCGACGCCGTACGGACACCCGATCCGGCCGATCCCGGGTCCGTCGCCGACGCGGTGGCGGAACTCACCCGTGCCCCCGGGCGCTCGCTGCTCGTCCTGGACGGCTGCGACCACGAACTGCGGCCGTCCGCCGACGCGGTGGCGGCGCTCCTCGACGGCGGGCCCGGGATCACCGTGCTGGCCACCGCGCTGGAACCGCTCGGGGTGTACGGCGAGCAGCTCGTACCGGTGGCGCCGCTCCCGGTCCCCCGGCCGGCCGACCGGGAGGATCCGCACGCCCTCGCGCGGGTGGCGTCCATGGAGCTGTTCCTGCGGCGCGCCGCCGAGGCGCGGGCCGGGTTCGCCCTGACGGAGGAGAACGCCGGGGACGTCGCGGATCTGTGCGTCCTCCTCGAAGGCCTCCCCCTCGCGCTCGAACTCGCCGCCGCCCGCTGCCGGTCGTACCCGCCGCGCTCGCTGCTCTCCCGCATCCGGCGGCGTCCGGTCGCGCTCTCCGGCGGTCCGGCCACCGCACCCGAGCGGCACCGGTCCCTCGCGGCACTGGCCGCCTGGGGCTGCCACGGGCTGACGCAGGGTCAGCATGCCCTGCTGAGACGGCTTTCCGTGTACGAGCCGGGGTTCGGGCCGGTCGCGTTCGACCGGCCGGACGAGGAGCACCTGGACGCCCTCCTCGACCGGGGCGTGCTCGCGCTCGTCCCGGACGGACGCCCCGGCGAGCCCGGGTACACCGTGCCGGAGCCGTACCGGTCGTACGGCCGCGACAGCCTGGAGGCGGAGGGCCGGCTCGACACGGCGGCGGACGACCACGCGGACCGGTACGCCCGCCTGGTCTCCGCCGCCGCACCGCGCCTCGGCGGCACCGACCAGGCGCACTGGCTCGGCGTCCTCGCCGCCGAGACCCCCAATGTGCTCGCCGCGCTCGACCGGCTGTGCCACCGGGGCGACGAGGGGACGGCCGCGGCGACCGCCGTCGCTTTCCGGGAGGTCTGGCTCGCGCGGGGACTGCTGCGCGAGGGGACGGCCCGGTGCGACCGCCTGGCGCAGGACGGCCGGGGCGTTCCCGAGGCGACGACGGCCCGTCTGATCGACCTGTCCGGCGAGCTCGCCGCCGCCCGCGGCGACGCGTCGGAGGCGGTACGACGGCACCGTTCCGCCCTCGCCCTGTGCAAGCGGCTCGGCGACCGCCGGCAGACGGCGCTCGTCACCGCCCGCCTGGGAGCCGCGCTGCTCGCGGACGGTGACGCGCACGGCGCCCTGGCCGCCCTCGAGCCGTCGGCGGCCACCCTCGAGTCGCTGGGCGCCGCCGGGCCCGCCGCCCGCACGGCCGTCCCGCTGGCCGGGGCCCTGCACGCCCTGGGCCGCAGCCGCAAGGCACGGGAGACGCTCGACCGGGCGCGCGAGGAGCTGCGGCGTCTGGGCGACGGGCGGGGCCTCGTCGAAGCGCTCGCCCGCTCGGCCGAACTGAGCACGGGACCGGAGCGGCGGGGTGCCGCCGACGGGTTCCTCCGCGAGGCCCTGTCCCTGTGCGCGGAGACCGGTGAGCTCACCCTGCTCCCGTACGTCCTGGAGCTCTTCGCCCTGCACGTCCTGGACACCAGCCCGGCCCAGCAGCCGCGGGTGGTCCGGCTGATCGCCGGGGCCGAGGGCCTGCGGGAACGCCTGGGCACCCGCGCCCCGGAGCCTCGTCGGGCCGCGCTCCGGGAAGCCCTGGACGGGCTGCGCGCACGCCTCGGCCGTACCGCGTTCTCCACCGCCCGGGCGGAGGGCCTGACGCTGGACGCCGACGCTGCCGTACGCGAGGCGCTGTCGGCTCCGGCCCCCGCGCGGGGGTCGGACGACACGCCCGCCGCCGAGAAGCAGTCGCTCACGCCCCGGCAGATCCAGGTGGCGATGCTGGTGTCGGAAGGGCTGACGAACCGCCAGATCGCCGCGAGGCTCGGCCTGTCCGAGTGGACCGTGGTCAACCACGTCCGTCAGGTCATGCGACGCCTCGACTGCTCCTCCCGCGTCCAGGTCGCCTGGGCCATCGGGAAGTGGGCATGA
- a CDS encoding AMP-binding protein, which produces MNSAPGGMNSTSADTNSTPGGLSGAPDDVRSAPGDVRSALAALVPPEDVANAFRSHGWWRTDTFATDLRRAAARFPRRAAIVQHRTHRPAGRRTTTLDYGQLDLYVDRFATALASLGIRAGDPVAYQLPNRWETAALFLACLRLGAVAVPVLPTVRARGLRRVLEATQARICVVPEVWDGYAHAEALADSAAELPWLRHRVVAGGADAPGVPRPAGAIDFEAYFLRTPHERGPHGRRSVSPDDRAADRICLMVTVMGTGESFRTVCHTANTLYATISTQDDRTGPGRRAGEVFYSALPLTSLASLLYTVCWPLAVGGTGVHEDVWTPGGCLDLMDAARVDQAYASPAHWAEVLATQRRRPRALDSLRLVLSGGRTGTADHLLAGLPDALGASVRVVWGAPELGMGTLTRGDIPAEREGASDGMPLAGLEVSPLPGRGEPSPGASALRVRGPHVCLATWRHGDPAPVATWGASGGWLDTGDLARPDGLGGIQVTGRAGTRTGALFMVPVDLVERDLLAHPGVAEVAVVGHTDQELGERPCAVVVPAVEEAPPSLLELRGHLTALGTGEASLPTRLELVGSLPRDELGAVRRDWLRSWLERLRPGQPRTVPTGA; this is translated from the coding sequence ATGAACAGCGCCCCCGGCGGCATGAACAGCACCTCTGCCGACACGAACAGCACCCCTGGCGGCCTGAGCGGCGCTCCCGACGACGTGCGGAGCGCACCCGGCGACGTGCGGAGCGCCCTCGCGGCGCTCGTCCCGCCGGAGGACGTCGCGAACGCGTTCCGCTCGCACGGATGGTGGCGTACGGACACCTTCGCCACCGACCTGCGGCGCGCGGCGGCCCGGTTCCCCCGGCGGGCCGCGATCGTGCAGCACCGCACCCACCGGCCCGCCGGACGACGGACGACGACGCTGGACTACGGACAGCTCGACCTGTACGTCGACCGCTTCGCCACGGCACTGGCCTCGCTCGGGATCCGGGCCGGCGACCCCGTCGCCTACCAGCTGCCGAACCGCTGGGAGACCGCCGCCCTCTTCCTCGCCTGCCTGCGCCTGGGTGCCGTGGCCGTCCCCGTGCTGCCGACCGTGCGGGCGCGCGGGCTGCGGCGCGTCCTGGAGGCGACCCAGGCGCGGATCTGTGTGGTGCCCGAGGTCTGGGACGGCTACGCCCACGCGGAGGCACTGGCCGACAGCGCCGCGGAGCTGCCCTGGCTGCGCCACCGCGTGGTCGCCGGCGGGGCGGACGCACCGGGGGTCCCGCGGCCGGCCGGTGCGATCGACTTCGAGGCGTACTTCCTCCGGACCCCGCACGAGCGCGGTCCCCACGGCCGGCGGTCCGTGTCCCCCGACGACCGGGCCGCCGACCGGATCTGCCTGATGGTCACCGTCATGGGGACCGGGGAGTCCTTCCGTACGGTCTGCCACACGGCCAACACCCTGTACGCCACGATCAGTACGCAGGACGACCGGACCGGACCCGGCCGGCGGGCCGGCGAGGTCTTCTACTCGGCGCTGCCCCTGACCTCCCTCGCCTCCCTCCTCTACACCGTGTGCTGGCCCCTCGCGGTCGGCGGCACCGGGGTCCACGAGGACGTGTGGACGCCCGGCGGCTGCCTGGACCTCATGGACGCGGCACGGGTCGACCAGGCGTACGCCTCCCCCGCCCACTGGGCCGAGGTGCTCGCGACCCAGCGCCGTCGCCCCCGCGCGCTCGACTCCCTCCGGCTGGTCCTCTCGGGCGGCCGGACGGGCACGGCGGACCACCTGCTGGCCGGGCTCCCCGACGCGCTCGGCGCCTCCGTACGCGTCGTGTGGGGTGCGCCGGAGCTCGGGATGGGGACCCTGACCAGGGGCGACATCCCCGCCGAACGCGAAGGGGCGAGCGACGGCATGCCCCTCGCCGGCCTGGAGGTCTCGCCGCTGCCCGGGCGCGGCGAGCCGTCCCCGGGGGCGTCGGCGCTCCGGGTGCGCGGCCCCCACGTCTGCCTGGCGACCTGGCGGCACGGCGATCCCGCGCCGGTGGCCACCTGGGGCGCCTCCGGGGGCTGGCTGGACACCGGGGACCTCGCGCGGCCCGACGGGCTCGGCGGCATCCAGGTGACCGGACGGGCCGGGACCCGGACGGGCGCGCTCTTCATGGTGCCGGTGGACCTGGTGGAGCGGGACCTGCTCGCGCACCCCGGTGTCGCGGAGGTCGCGGTGGTCGGCCACACCGACCAGGAGCTCGGTGAGCGGCCCTGCGCCGTCGTGGTCCCCGCCGTCGAGGAGGCACCGCCCTCGCTCCTCGAGCTGCGCGGGCACCTGACGGCCCTCGGCACCGGCGAGGCCTCCCTGCCGACCCGCCTGGAACTGGTCGGCTCGCTGCCGCGCGACGAACTCGGAGCGGTACGCCGGGACTGGCTCCGCTCCTGGCTGGAACGCCTGCGGCCGGGGCAGCCGCGCACGGTGCCGACGGGGGCGTAG
- a CDS encoding polyprenyl synthetase family protein: MTQQRPARHTTAPVAPTTIRDRVLDRVETRIGDLLTAEHRHWAVADRHAAALISDVATIVRGSGDRIRPVLLLTGYLAAGGDPDAPAAVDAAAALELLDTCWTIRGDTRDGAVLRRGLPTLHVSHAAEHERNGWQGESRRFGVHTAVLAGDLALTFADRLGATLPAPARTRWERLRTERVLGAHGASAARAAYRDDPWPGSCVAGSCAGGCAAGWYAVAQPLLLGAELAGRRDLAEAYGAYGAKVHAAWRLHGFLTGGPDFGDGADLMRELLFDDRQRREARELAAELATAAGAVAHRAPLPVAWRTELASLATRASGTAA; this comes from the coding sequence ATGACGCAGCAACGGCCGGCCCGGCACACCACCGCACCCGTGGCACCCACGACGATCCGCGACCGGGTGCTCGACCGGGTCGAGACGAGGATCGGCGACCTGCTCACGGCCGAGCACCGGCACTGGGCCGTCGCCGACCGGCACGCGGCGGCCCTGATCAGCGACGTCGCGACGATCGTCCGCGGCAGCGGCGACCGCATCCGCCCCGTCCTCCTCCTCACCGGCTACCTCGCCGCCGGAGGGGACCCGGACGCCCCGGCGGCCGTGGACGCGGCGGCGGCCCTGGAACTCCTCGACACCTGCTGGACCATCCGCGGCGACACCCGCGACGGCGCCGTGCTGCGCCGGGGCCTGCCCACCCTCCACGTGAGCCACGCCGCCGAACACGAGCGCAACGGCTGGCAGGGCGAGTCCCGGCGGTTCGGCGTGCACACCGCCGTCCTCGCCGGCGACCTCGCGCTCACCTTCGCCGACCGGCTCGGCGCCACCCTGCCCGCGCCGGCCAGGACCAGGTGGGAGCGACTGCGCACGGAGCGCGTGCTCGGCGCGCACGGCGCCTCCGCCGCGCGGGCCGCCTACCGCGACGACCCGTGGCCGGGATCCTGCGTCGCCGGGAGCTGCGCCGGCGGCTGCGCGGCGGGCTGGTACGCCGTGGCCCAGCCCCTGCTGCTCGGCGCGGAACTCGCCGGACGCCGCGACCTCGCCGAGGCCTACGGAGCCTACGGCGCGAAGGTCCACGCCGCCTGGCGGCTGCACGGCTTCCTCACGGGCGGACCGGACTTCGGCGACGGCGCGGACCTGATGCGGGAGCTGCTCTTCGACGACCGGCAGCGGCGCGAGGCGCGCGAGCTGGCCGCGGAGCTGGCCACCGCCGCTGGAGCCGTCGCCCACCGGGCCCCGCTCCCCGTCGCCTGGCGCACCGAACTCGCCTCCCTCGCCACCCGCGCGTCCGGCACCGCGGCCTGA
- a CDS encoding helix-turn-helix transcriptional regulator yields MNLVERAAEHEALESALADCAAGRGTTVLVEGPVGCGKSELLALTAERVASHGGIVLRATGSAAESDLPLGVLSQLAAGAPPGALDPRQDGAGGLGESMELFSAAVRRLAATGPVAICADDWQHADHLSRQYLLHLARAAGTAGVLVVLARRLDGRDIDPLLGTELIRLPRLVRLALSPLSRDAVGELLRGEGIEAEEEAARLHRAGGGNPLLLRALLQDLRGAGEDREPRPHGAFGHAVLACLQRNGPGTVRLANALAVLDEPATPDTAARLLGEPVAHTARAAEALAAAGLLDGTRFRHPAARAAVLDRMTPAERTALHRRAAAVTRDAGAAAPVVAEHLVAARDTTPDWAVPLLQSAAAQLLSSGRARSALACLELAGEGVVGADAHLDNRLRLAEAAARIDPGDAELRTTEALETVRSVRPGPGRIGALARLLIGQGRLDEADEVLGLLDATDRQAAGTWSQARRTPPAGGADTDPTDGLSAFPGRTGTRGHRAPSEEDGGPGLREAAREPAGPPTALWHLPEGGPAAAAAAEAFLRGAASGRATIEPTVQALRTLLYLGGAARALPWCRDLVAETERHSAPGWAVLLRALHAEALLRQGDLDGAEREALAALGAVPQWPGSALTSGVAGTLMRARLALGRTDSVAAELARPLPDTALDSVHGLSYLRARGQFHLATSRYHAALGDFLEIGRRMRRWGLDRPVVLPWRTDAAEALHRLGEDAQAERFVTQQLATPDAADPWVQGISLRLRATGQEPRRRQAILARATEALRRSGDRYELARALGDFGACLQEGGESARAAMVNRTAWHLADECGAHPLRNTITLVGAPPAPAPPAVTASHAERAEQLSDSERRVAALAVRGDTNKEIAGKLFITVSTVEQHLTRAYRKLGITRRQDLPVELQLIAAEV; encoded by the coding sequence ATGAATCTTGTGGAACGAGCAGCGGAACACGAAGCACTGGAATCCGCGCTCGCCGACTGCGCGGCAGGGCGCGGGACCACGGTCCTCGTCGAGGGACCCGTCGGATGCGGCAAGAGCGAACTGCTCGCCCTCACGGCCGAACGCGTCGCCTCGCACGGCGGCATCGTGCTGCGCGCCACGGGATCGGCCGCCGAATCCGACCTGCCGCTCGGCGTGCTCAGCCAGCTGGCCGCCGGGGCACCTCCCGGCGCGCTCGACCCCCGCCAGGACGGGGCGGGCGGACTCGGCGAGTCGATGGAACTCTTCAGCGCCGCCGTACGCCGACTGGCCGCGACGGGCCCGGTCGCGATCTGCGCGGACGACTGGCAGCACGCCGACCACCTGTCGCGCCAGTACCTGCTGCACCTCGCCCGGGCCGCCGGGACGGCGGGAGTCCTGGTGGTCCTCGCCCGCCGCCTCGACGGCCGGGACATCGACCCCCTGCTCGGCACCGAACTGATACGGCTTCCACGACTCGTACGCCTCGCCCTCTCACCCCTGAGCCGCGACGCGGTGGGCGAACTGCTGCGGGGCGAAGGCATCGAGGCCGAGGAGGAGGCGGCCCGGCTGCACCGCGCCGGAGGCGGAAACCCGCTGCTCCTGCGGGCACTCCTGCAGGACCTCCGCGGAGCGGGGGAGGACCGGGAACCGCGACCGCACGGAGCCTTCGGCCACGCGGTACTGGCCTGCCTGCAGCGCAACGGCCCCGGAACCGTCCGGCTGGCGAACGCGCTCGCCGTACTCGACGAACCGGCCACCCCCGACACCGCCGCACGGCTCCTCGGGGAACCGGTCGCCCACACGGCCCGGGCGGCCGAGGCCCTCGCCGCCGCCGGCCTCCTGGACGGCACCCGCTTCCGGCACCCCGCCGCACGGGCCGCCGTGCTCGACCGCATGACGCCGGCCGAGCGCACCGCCCTGCACCGAAGGGCCGCGGCCGTCACCCGCGACGCCGGCGCGGCCGCCCCCGTCGTGGCCGAACACCTCGTCGCGGCCCGGGACACCACCCCGGACTGGGCCGTACCGCTCCTGCAGAGCGCCGCCGCACAACTGCTCTCCTCGGGACGGGCACGCAGCGCGCTCGCCTGCCTGGAACTGGCGGGGGAAGGCGTCGTCGGCGCCGACGCACACCTCGACAACCGCCTGCGCCTCGCCGAGGCCGCCGCCCGGATCGACCCCGGCGACGCGGAACTCCGGACGACCGAGGCCCTGGAGACCGTCCGCTCCGTCCGGCCCGGGCCGGGCCGGATCGGCGCCCTGGCCCGGCTGCTCATCGGCCAGGGCCGGCTCGACGAGGCCGACGAGGTCCTGGGACTGCTCGACGCCACCGACCGGCAGGCGGCCGGGACCTGGTCCCAGGCCCGCCGGACGCCGCCCGCCGGCGGCGCGGACACCGACCCGACGGACGGCCTCTCGGCCTTCCCCGGGCGGACCGGCACCCGCGGGCACCGGGCCCCGTCGGAGGAGGACGGAGGACCCGGGCTCCGGGAGGCGGCACGGGAACCGGCCGGACCGCCCACGGCCCTCTGGCACCTGCCCGAAGGCGGTCCGGCCGCGGCGGCCGCCGCCGAGGCCTTCCTGCGGGGCGCCGCCTCCGGCCGCGCCACCATCGAACCCACCGTGCAGGCCCTGAGGACCCTGCTCTACCTCGGCGGCGCCGCCAGGGCCCTGCCGTGGTGCCGCGACCTCGTGGCCGAGACCGAACGGCACTCCGCCCCCGGCTGGGCCGTGCTCCTGCGCGCCCTGCACGCCGAAGCCCTGCTGCGCCAGGGCGACCTGGACGGAGCGGAACGGGAGGCGCTCGCCGCACTGGGAGCGGTGCCCCAGTGGCCCGGCAGCGCCCTCACGAGCGGCGTCGCCGGCACCCTGATGCGGGCCCGGCTCGCCCTCGGCCGTACCGACAGCGTCGCGGCGGAGCTGGCCCGCCCGCTGCCGGACACCGCCCTCGACAGCGTGCACGGACTCTCCTACCTGCGCGCCCGCGGCCAGTTCCACCTCGCCACCAGCCGCTACCACGCCGCCCTCGGCGACTTCCTGGAGATCGGCCGGCGCATGCGGCGCTGGGGCCTGGACCGGCCCGTCGTCCTGCCCTGGCGCACGGACGCCGCCGAGGCCCTCCACCGGCTCGGCGAGGACGCCCAGGCCGAACGGTTCGTCACCCAGCAGCTCGCCACCCCAGACGCGGCCGACCCCTGGGTGCAGGGCATCTCCCTGCGGCTGCGCGCGACCGGCCAGGAACCCAGGAGACGGCAGGCGATCCTCGCCCGTGCCACCGAAGCCCTGAGACGCTCCGGCGACCGCTACGAACTGGCCCGCGCCCTCGGCGACTTCGGCGCCTGCCTGCAGGAGGGCGGGGAATCGGCCCGGGCCGCCATGGTCAACCGGACGGCCTGGCACCTCGCCGACGAGTGCGGCGCCCATCCGCTGCGCAACACCATCACCCTCGTCGGCGCCCCGCCGGCCCCGGCGCCCCCCGCGGTCACCGCCTCGCACGCGGAACGGGCCGAGCAGCTCAGCGACTCGGAGCGGCGGGTCGCCGCCCTCGCCGTGCGCGGCGACACCAACAAGGAGATCGCCGGGAAGCTCTTCATCACGGTGAGCACCGTCGAGCAGCACCTGACCCGGGCCTACCGCAAGCTCGGCATCACCCGCCGGCAGGACCTGCCCGTGGAGCTCCAGCTGATCGCCGCCGAGGTCTGA
- a CDS encoding 4'-phosphopantetheinyl transferase family protein, whose product MLASLLPPQVAAVEVRSDPAGFALYPEEEDCVRDAVPKRRAEFAAVRWCARVAMARLGLPPAPVVPGHRGAPGWPPSLAGSMTHCAGYRAAALTRRSDVASVGIDAEPDEPLPEGILQVIALEEEHRQVAGLLRTRPGTSWDRLLFSAKESVFKTWYPLTGRELGFEEALVTLDPVEGSFRVRLLADAGPLGDAPRAFAGRWAAEGGVLVTAIAHTADVLVPA is encoded by the coding sequence ATGCTCGCCTCTCTGCTGCCGCCCCAGGTCGCCGCCGTCGAAGTCAGAAGCGACCCGGCGGGTTTCGCGCTCTATCCCGAGGAGGAGGACTGCGTCCGTGACGCGGTCCCCAAGCGCCGGGCCGAGTTCGCCGCGGTCCGCTGGTGCGCGCGGGTGGCGATGGCCCGTCTCGGGCTGCCGCCGGCTCCGGTCGTCCCCGGTCACCGGGGTGCTCCCGGCTGGCCTCCGTCGCTCGCCGGCAGCATGACGCACTGCGCCGGATACCGGGCGGCGGCCCTCACCCGGCGTTCCGACGTCGCGTCCGTGGGCATCGACGCGGAGCCCGACGAGCCGTTGCCCGAGGGGATCCTGCAGGTCATCGCGCTGGAGGAGGAGCACCGTCAGGTGGCCGGGCTCCTTCGGACGCGTCCCGGGACGTCCTGGGACAGGCTCCTGTTCAGCGCCAAGGAGTCGGTCTTCAAGACCTGGTATCCCCTGACGGGTCGTGAACTCGGCTTCGAGGAGGCACTGGTGACCCTGGATCCGGTGGAGGGGTCCTTCCGGGTGCGCCTCCTCGCGGACGCCGGCCCGCTGGGGGACGCTCCGCGCGCGTTCGCCGGCCGGTGGGCCGCCGAAGGGGGTGTCCTGGTGACCGCGATCGCGCACACCGCGGACGTGCTGGTCCCGGCATGA
- a CDS encoding LuxR C-terminal-related transcriptional regulator, which translates to MGRREDSASGFAELDDISASAYGQAVRIGMFDHEAIAEHLALGPAEIRRTEQILRHLKLLQPMPGDPSVLVPVGPDVAAADLVGAAERQIRDLQHAVTDVRTKLLSLTPLYFEGRRERNRVEAFDLISDPGLVQSMIDERRQQCRSELLIIQPGGPRPAEVLPAAREAAQEMLDRGVRLRTLYQHTARSDLPTRAYVRDVTEAGAEVRTADEVIDRIFIYDREIAFLPERVDCQEQTPGAAVVREPTLVSFLCSVFEYLWDGATPFVPDMSRTPTTDDGVKHSILRLMSKGYKDEMVARRLGMSVRTCRRHIAEITEELEATSRFQAGFNVAMSGMLNSIGDLL; encoded by the coding sequence ATGGGCAGAAGAGAGGATTCCGCTTCGGGCTTCGCCGAGTTGGACGACATCAGCGCCAGCGCCTACGGACAGGCCGTCCGCATCGGGATGTTCGACCACGAGGCCATCGCGGAGCACCTCGCTCTCGGCCCGGCGGAGATCCGCCGCACCGAGCAGATACTCCGTCATCTGAAGCTCCTCCAGCCCATGCCGGGCGACCCCTCGGTCCTCGTGCCGGTCGGACCGGACGTGGCCGCCGCCGACCTGGTCGGCGCCGCCGAGCGTCAGATACGGGACCTCCAGCACGCCGTGACGGACGTGCGCACCAAACTGCTGTCCCTGACCCCCCTCTACTTCGAGGGCCGCCGCGAGCGGAACCGCGTGGAGGCCTTCGACCTCATCAGCGACCCGGGACTCGTCCAGTCGATGATCGACGAGCGCCGGCAGCAGTGCCGCAGCGAACTGCTCATCATCCAGCCGGGCGGCCCCCGCCCCGCCGAGGTGCTGCCCGCGGCGCGGGAGGCGGCGCAGGAGATGCTCGACCGGGGCGTCCGGCTGCGCACCCTCTACCAGCACACGGCCCGCAGCGACCTGCCCACCCGGGCGTACGTGCGCGATGTGACCGAGGCGGGCGCCGAGGTCCGCACCGCCGACGAGGTGATCGACCGCATCTTCATCTACGACCGGGAGATCGCCTTCCTCCCGGAGCGCGTGGACTGCCAGGAGCAGACGCCCGGCGCCGCCGTCGTGCGCGAGCCCACGCTGGTGTCGTTCCTCTGCTCGGTCTTCGAGTACCTCTGGGACGGCGCCACGCCCTTCGTGCCGGACATGTCCAGGACGCCGACCACCGACGACGGGGTGAAGCACTCCATCCTGCGGCTCATGTCCAAGGGGTACAAGGACGAGATGGTCGCTCGGCGGCTCGGCATGTCCGTCCGCACCTGCCGGCGCCACATCGCCGAGATCACCGAGGAGCTGGAGGCGACCAGCCGTTTCCAGGCGGGCTTCAACGTCGCCATGTCCGGGATGCTCAACAGCATCGGGGACCTGCTCTGA
- a CDS encoding 4'-phosphopantetheinyl transferase family protein, whose amino-acid sequence MTVPGGAAVGPPLTVPVEVADCSDAAWEQVRQDLRQSGSALLWARLSGLGARVPEGEELRELLGRDWSRYLELAHAEVRRRYAASRILLKCAAGAVLRSAPEQLELAYGPTGRPYLRGCDQVDISLSHTGDLLLVGLTTRGLIGVDAERVDRQMYGGGLGRHVCTPYELITLAQLDEPERNPSLVRLWTLKEAYSKAIGQGMNFRFTEFGFGPDGRPVQVQRPDGTTGTGDEWGFRTFVIDEEYCVSAAVYDAGFGSSADTDITTMLDRDCAEAVVEALGPA is encoded by the coding sequence ATGACCGTCCCCGGAGGCGCGGCCGTGGGGCCGCCGCTCACCGTCCCGGTGGAGGTCGCCGACTGTTCCGACGCGGCCTGGGAGCAGGTGCGGCAGGACCTGCGGCAGAGCGGCTCGGCGCTGCTGTGGGCCCGGCTCTCGGGCCTCGGGGCGCGGGTCCCGGAGGGCGAGGAGCTGCGCGAGCTCCTCGGCCGCGACTGGTCCCGCTATCTCGAACTGGCGCACGCCGAGGTCCGCCGGCGTTACGCGGCCTCGCGGATCCTCCTCAAGTGCGCGGCGGGCGCCGTGCTGCGCAGCGCGCCCGAGCAGCTGGAGCTGGCGTACGGTCCGACCGGCCGGCCCTATCTGCGGGGCTGCGACCAGGTCGACATCAGCCTCAGCCACACGGGCGACCTGCTCCTGGTCGGCCTCACCACGCGCGGACTCATCGGCGTCGACGCCGAGCGGGTGGACCGGCAGATGTACGGCGGCGGTCTCGGGCGCCATGTGTGCACCCCGTACGAGCTGATCACGCTGGCCCAGCTGGACGAGCCGGAGCGCAATCCCAGCCTGGTGCGCCTGTGGACCCTCAAGGAGGCGTACAGCAAGGCGATCGGGCAGGGGATGAACTTCCGCTTCACCGAGTTCGGCTTCGGGCCCGACGGCCGTCCCGTCCAGGTGCAGCGCCCGGACGGCACGACCGGGACCGGGGACGAGTGGGGGTTCAGGACCTTCGTGATCGACGAGGAGTACTGCGTGAGCGCCGCGGTCTACGACGCGGGATTCGGCTCCTCGGCGGACACGGACATCACGACGATGCTGGACCGGGACTGCGCGGAGGCCGTCGTCGAGGCCCTGGGGCCCGCGTAG
- a CDS encoding phosphopantetheine-binding protein, whose translation MNPRNLDDFLLLLHDEFSIDLRERGAGTYLADVPEWDSVLLLQLVTVLEEETGRRLPVRPLFEARTFEQIYALVKEQG comes from the coding sequence GTGAATCCACGGAACCTCGACGACTTCCTGCTTCTGCTCCATGATGAGTTCTCCATTGACCTGCGGGAACGAGGAGCAGGTACGTACCTGGCCGACGTGCCGGAGTGGGACTCCGTGCTGCTGCTGCAACTCGTCACCGTGCTGGAGGAGGAGACGGGACGCCGGCTCCCGGTGCGCCCCCTCTTCGAAGCCCGGACGTTCGAACAGATCTATGCCTTAGTGAAGGAGCAAGGATGA